In Kazachstania africana CBS 2517 chromosome 11, complete genome, the DNA window aTTTGAAAACATGTTGATTAAATTCTTGTTGCAATTTCTCATTAGCATAATTGATGCAGAACTGTTCAAATgaattcttttcaaaatgttcAAACCCATAAATATCCAAGACACCAATTAAAGATTTGGCTTGCTTTGCGTTATCTTCAGATCCTAGGACGACGTTGATGTTTTCGACTAACCAGTCGAATAGTGCAGAATAAATAAACTTGGCAAAAGAATCCCTGGCTACGAGCGATTGTGCATAAGTTAGATTGGagacaattttttcagatCTGGTTCTGATTTGTTTCTTTGTAATCCATTTACTGAAAGTTGAAGGATCGATACCTAATAATTCGCAAGCAATGATGAGATTTGGTTCATCTGAAGTTAATGACGCTTCGTTTCTGgtctttttaatttctaTATTACCGATATGTAATAATGATGctaatattttgaagatttccAATTGGACATCCTTGTTCAATCCAACTAAGGCGAGGGAATCGGAAGTTGTttgaaattcttctttatcgTCAACACCAGCtattatcattgaattaCCTTGGTttaaatagtaataatgtTCTGGTTCTTTCAGATTCAATTGTGATTTGGCATGTTGTGGAAGTCCcattatcatttgataaaagaTGTGATAATTCCTTTCAGATTCTGGCTGGAAAACTAACCTTGAACGTTCTAATAGATAAGTTCTAATTTTAGCaccaataatttttgaagagtTATCGAATAAGATTTCTAAATATTTACCgaatcttgaagaattatcaTTTCTTGTTGTCTTTGCATTACCGAATGCTTCCATTATAGGATTTGTTGCTAAGATTTTACGTTCAATTTCAgacatttcaatttgatgTTGAAGATCGCCTTTTTTAGAGGAGGCATCCTCTTCCAGAGAGGCAAAATAACGCATGATATATTTGGCAGACACTGTCTTACCGGCGCCCGATTCACCACTAACCACGATAGTTTGATTCTGGTTATTATTAATCATTTCCCTGTAAGCTTCATCGGCAATAGCGAAGATATGAGGTTCTAATTCTTCCCTCTTCTGAGTAGcatatttttgaatcatATCATCTGTATATAAACCGTCAATCTTGTCAAACGGATTTGCTGCTATTAACACAATACCAGAGTACGTGTAAATGTTTTTCATAGAATAACGTTTTTTTATAGCGTGTAACACTGCAGGTTCATTCAAATAAGATAAAGAGGTCAAATCATCGGTATCTTCCAAGATCGGGGGATTCCTCAGTAGTGGTAAGACTGAATCAGCATTCTCCGTCACTGTTGTAGTACTAGCATCCAAAGTTTCAGTCTCGATCGGTATGACGGTACCGTCTTCTAAAGTCAGCTCGAGACGATAAAGATGATCAGTATGCTCGTATTTGGTTATTTCTCCTCCAATCCAACCAAGATCGGAACTAGGATACCAGCAACGGGTGCCAACTTCAAAGGACATATATTCAGCAGTACTATTTCACGCCAGATCACGTATCAGATGCAATTTAAAGTGAATCAAACAAGCCCGTATTGATCctaatgaattcaatggaTCGAGAATATAGTTGACtataaatcaaaagaaaagccAAAAAAATACGAGTGATCTGTGTTcaattggtaaatttaCGAGTAAAATAAACCGATACCAGCCCAACTAAGTGATTTTATGGCCACTTCATTCGATGCATCAACTGTATGCTCTTCCACATCTCTTCTAAATctgcaagaaaaaaaaaaaagaagaagcgAGACTGAAACGAGAATCATTACCCGGATGGTCcgttttttgaataatgcGGTTCAGGGTCCTGAATATAAAGGCGATGGCGATGATGAGTTGGTGTTTGAGACTGTATTTAAGTGGTACAGTGAGTGATGGATCTGTTGATTGCAAGGATAGAGGATGCCCAGAATGGTGGTGGAGAGAAGGTCGCGTTGGATGGGGCAGTGAGGGTTTCGTCGGTCAAGCACGGTAAGAGAGGAAAACATACCAATCCGGAGCATGTTTCCCAGAAGTCTGGTCACTCTCCACTAGAGAGAGGTGGTTTTCCAGTGGACAAAGATATTAAGTTACCCAGTATTGCTATTAATGATAAGCCTGTCTTGGTGAGACACAGTTCTGAGAGGACTCTAGCTTCGCTGCCTCAAAGGGAGAGACATCATATTCGTCACAGAGGCAGACGTCCCAGTATAAATGACTATACGCCTGTATCTGCAGGCATGTTTAGTGAATGCATGTTTGATACTGAATTGAAATCTCCAGCTGAAGAGATTCTTATGCCTGAAAAGGAGAAGGATTCAAGTGGTGGAGTTGCTACttcaacaacaacaacaacaacgAAGCAAGGGCTCCCCTGTAGTTTATTGCAAGATGGGAGTAAGCCAAGTTCTGCATCTTTGGCTCAAGGCATATTCAGTACTCACGTCTGTACGCACGATCAAAGACAGTCTGGAAAATTCGGTAATAACAAACACAGACATCAGAATAAACTGTTCAAGGATGGATCCGGttcagaaattttcaataatgacaaTAAGAGATTAGTTAATCAGTTTTTGAGATCAATAGATGCCTCCTCATCTTTACAACTTGGTAGAAGGCCCGTTAAATTTAAGGCAAAGATTGTCAATTGTCCATCGAAAAAGGATAAACGCTCATTGATAGACAAATCAAACCCTTCAGAAAGATCACTACAAAGTTTATTGTATCATGATTTGGAAGGTTCTGGCAACGATACATCCGAAGACCTTGCAGGGATGTCATTACCAAattattcttcttcgtaTGGAGCTTTATCTGATAGTATAAGTTCAAGTGACCCAGAAAGCTCTGACAGTGAATCCTCTAGCAGTAGTTTGGATCTCTCTCGATCAGATATAAGACCCTGGACTAACAGTTACTCCTCTTCTGAATCTGGTCCATTGGATTCCACGGAAGACACTGTCTATGGTGAAGGTAATGTAAGCTCCGAAGCCAAAAGTAAAGAATTAAAACCACCATTAAATAAGAGTGAAATGGATTACTATCAAAGACATATAACATTGACTCTGCAAAAAGCTGAATATATGATTAAGACGAGTTTGAAAGATACTATAGTTAAAAGGGAGGCTGACTTACAAAAGACTGTACAATATTTCGACAATCTTACTCGTGATTTGCAAGACTTGAAAAATCGTGTAATAGGCCTCAAAGTATTAGTAAGAGATGACTATCTCCAAATGTTACGACAGGAATTCAACTCTACACTTGTAGATTCCTTCGAAGCTCAGTTAACGAAAGCTGTTACTTCAAAAGTGGACcaacttgaaaaattggaaaatagAATGAGTGTCTGCCAAATTAGAGTTGCTGAACAGAAGGAAATactaagaaaatttgaaaatctttTCACATTGGAGGATTCTCTGATCCTCTCAAGGAAAAAAGTAACCTTCGCTTCCAAGTATCGTTACGTCCTCTACGACATTATCTCTTCTGCTTTTCTGCTCAGTATCTGTCTTGTACTCAAACGACTAGTCTGGGGATAatatataatgaaataaaatgacctattagtatatatattcttaaATATGCTAAAATCTGTATCTGAGTATGGTTTTCATAGTAATCCGAATCAAGTTggaatgaaaaaaatgcgTAAACCTGATAGCTACACCTTCCCATAAATCCAAAGAGGTACACACTACTAAGAAAGGATGGTTCTCAACGTAGCAACTGTTAAGATTTCTGATAACATGGTTTTGCCACTACGTATATTTATCAATAGGAAGAGAATCTTGGAAAATAATTCGTCCAAGACAATATTTGAAGCGCCCCTTCTGTCAAACAATTCTATAGTATCTTTAAAGTCTCCCAACGTCAGATTATATCTCTCTGAATATGATATGAGGAATCTTTGTGAAGAAATTAGGaatgatttgatttttaTTGCATACGAAGTGAGCTCACCAGAAATCTTGGATAAAATCATCGCAAAACTTAGGATTGGCAATAGTCTGCcttataaagaaaatgttgTGAGTAAAACGGAGGGAGAAAgtaataaattcattgCTTCACATGTTGAGACTATAACGAGAGTCTCGAAATTCAAATACAAATTgcattttaaaaaaaactgggaacttgatatttttattaatgatGTAAGAAAACTGTCCCAATTAAGACACTACCTTATTTTCTCCAAGTATAGATCTATATTACCTCCTTTGATAGTACGACCTGATCGTCGGCTACTTCTAGTTGAACATTCTGCAAGTAGCAGAAAGCCAAATATTCTCATTGAACgggaagaagatgaagaagaccCTTTCGCAATGCAACCAGCTGAAGAAAAACCAGAAATCAAGTTTAAATATAAACCAGTACTAAATGTCATGTCATGCATAGATATTCATGTTTTGCAGCGGCCCAGAAGACACAAAAGCAAGCCTGCTGAGGGGAATTGATATAAATTTGCATTTCCTTGAATCTATGGATATCACATTAACGTTCAAATATATGATATATTTACATTCGCATAcattaaaaattatttataatTCGAATGACATATTGTCTAGATCAGTGGAGCCGTCCCTATCCTCTGCAAAAGGATTGTCTGGTTCCAAAAGATCAATGCTTTCTGTTGTTGTACCTAGatgattttcaaaagcatTTCTGTCACTAAATGGGTCACCAGAAGC includes these proteins:
- the FRT2 gene encoding Frt2p (similar to Saccharomyces cerevisiae FRT2 (YAL028W) and FRT1 (YOR324C); ancestral locus Anc_7.69) yields the protein MDLLIARIEDAQNGGGEKVALDGAVRVSSVKHGKRGKHTNPEHVSQKSGHSPLERGGFPVDKDIKLPSIAINDKPVLVRHSSERTLASLPQRERHHIRHRGRRPSINDYTPVSAGMFSECMFDTELKSPAEEILMPEKEKDSSGGVATSTTTTTTKQGLPCSLLQDGSKPSSASLAQGIFSTHVCTHDQRQSGKFGNNKHRHQNKLFKDGSGSEIFNNDNKRLVNQFLRSIDASSSLQLGRRPVKFKAKIVNCPSKKDKRSLIDKSNPSERSLQSLLYHDLEGSGNDTSEDLAGMSLPNYSSSYGALSDSISSSDPESSDSESSSSSLDLSRSDIRPWTNSYSSSESGPLDSTEDTVYGEGNVSSEAKSKELKPPLNKSEMDYYQRHITLTLQKAEYMIKTSLKDTIVKREADLQKTVQYFDNLTRDLQDLKNRVIGLKVLVRDDYLQMLRQEFNSTLVDSFEAQLTKAVTSKVDQLEKLENRMSVCQIRVAEQKEILRKFENLFTLEDSLILSRKKVTFASKYRYVLYDIISSAFLLSICLVLKRLVWG
- the SAW1 gene encoding DNA-binding protein SAW1 (similar to Saccharomyces cerevisiae YAL027W; ancestral locus Anc_7.70), with the translated sequence MVLNVATVKISDNMVLPLRIFINRKRILENNSSKTIFEAPLLSNNSIVSLKSPNVRLYLSEYDMRNLCEEIRNDLIFIAYEVSSPEILDKIIAKLRIGNSLPYKENVVSKTEGESNKFIASHVETITRVSKFKYKLHFKKNWELDIFINDVRKLSQLRHYLIFSKYRSILPPLIVRPDRRLLLVEHSASSRKPNILIEREEDEEDPFAMQPAEEKPEIKFKYKPVLNVMSCIDIHVLQRPRRHKSKPAEGN